The following are encoded in a window of Amaranthus tricolor cultivar Red isolate AtriRed21 chromosome 2, ASM2621246v1, whole genome shotgun sequence genomic DNA:
- the LOC130806813 gene encoding peroxiredoxin-2-like has product MAPIAVGETIPNRNLTYLDDSQTKQDVSLHSLAGGKLVVIVAVPGAYTPTCSLKHVPGFIEKAEELKSKGVAEIICISVNDHFVMKEWSKTFPQNKDVKFLADGSAAFARAVGLEIDLSEYGFGKRSQRYALLVDDLKVKVANIEATGEYSVSNVDQILKAL; this is encoded by the exons ATGGCACCCATCGCAGTGGGAGAAACCATCCCTAACAGAAATTTAACTTACTTAGATGACTCGCAAACCAAACAGGATGTTTCCCTCCATTCCTTAGCCGGCGGAAAACTTGTCGTTATTGTCGCTGTTCCCGGTGCCTACACCCCTACCTGCAG TCTGAAGCATGTGCCTGGATTTATCGAAAAGGCCGAGGAATTAAAGTCTAAGGGAGTTGCTGAAATCATTTGTATAAGTG TAAATGACCACTTTGTGATGAAAGAATGGTCGAAAACATTCCCACAAAACAAGGACGTGAAGTTTCTTGCGGATGGCTCAGCAGCTTTTGCACGTGCAGTGGGTCTTGAGATAGACCTTAGTGAGTACGGGTTCGGTAAGAGGTCTCAAAGGTATGCTTTGCTCGTTGACGATCTCAAAGTTAAAGTAGCCAACATTGAAGCCACCGGAGAATACTCGGTCTCAAATGTCGACCAAATTCTCAAAGCCCTTtaa
- the LOC130806293 gene encoding probable plastidic glucose transporter 3 — MRGRQVLGDATLSIYKRVASKDHSDDYSVDGRLQGSGREGGNPPWSKSLPHVIVATIASFLFGYHLGVVNDTLESISIDLGFHGNTMAEGLVVSMSLGGAFIGSLFSGSIADYFGRKRSFQLGALSMIIGASMSAATSSLTGMLIGRFFVGIGMGLGPAVAALYVAEVSPTYVRGTYGSFTQIAACLGLMGSFVIGMPAKESKDWWRVCFWVSVIPAALLALSIELCAESPHWLFKKGRSIEAEVEFERLLGGLHVKSAISELSKLDRGEEADSVKFSELFHGRHFKVVFIGSVLFALQQLSGINAVFYFSSSVFKSAGVPSNTANMFVAVVNLSGSCTATILMDKLGRRVLLLGSFLGMAMSLGLQIVAASSFVSPVASVYLSVGGVLLVVLTFSLGAGPVPSLLLSEMFPNRIRAKAMAWCMAVHWGVNFFVGLLFLRLLEQLGPKLLYTFFATCCLIGFAFTKKNVLETKGKSLQEIELALLPA; from the exons ATGCGAGGTCGTCAGGTGTTGGGAGATGCTACTTTGTCTATTTACAAACGAGTCGCATCTAAAGATCATTCCGATGATTACTCTGTTGACG GACGTCTCCAAGGTTCAGGGAGAGAAGGTGGAAATCCTCCGTGGTCAAAGTCATTACCTCATGTTATTGTAGCTACAATTGCGTCGTTCCTATTTGGATATCATCTTGG AGTAGTGAATGATACATTGGAAAGTATTTCCATAGATCTTGGCTTCCATGGAAATACAATGGCTGAAG GTTTGGTAGTCAGTATGTCTCTAGGAGGCGCATTTATTGGATCTTTATTCAGTGGGTCAATTGCTGATTATTTTGGTCGAAAGAGGTCCTTCCAGTTGGGTGCATTGTCAATGATTATTGGTGCTTCAATGAG TGCAGCGACAAGTAGCTTGACAGGCATGCTTATTGGGAGGTTTTTTGTTGGAATTGGCATGGGACTTGGCCCAGCTGTTGCAGCTCTATATGTGGCTGAG GTTTCACCAACATATGTAAGGGGTACATATGGAAGTTTCACCCAGATTGCCGCATGTTTAGGACTTATGGGGTCTTTTGTGATTGGCATGCCTGCGAAGGAAAGTAAGGATTG GTGGCGTGTTTGTTTCTGGGTGTCTGTGATTCCTGCCGCGTTACTTGCGCTATCAATTGAATTGTGTGCTGAAAGTCCTCACTGGCTTTTCAAG AAAGGAAGAAGTATTGAAGCTGAAGTTGAGTTTGAGAGGTTACTGGGAGGTTTACATGTCAAGAGTGCAATTTCAGAGTTGTCAAAGTTAGATAGAGGAGAGGAGGCAGATTCAGTCAAATTCTCAGAGCTTTTTCATGGTCGACATTTTAAGG TGGTTTTCATTGGGTCTGTCCTATTTGCTTTACAGCAGCTGTCCGGTATAAATGCTGTGTTCTATTTCTCATCGTCTGTCTTTAAGAGTGCTGGGGTTCCATCAAATACTGCAAATATGTTTGTAGCAGTTGTTAATTTATCAG GATCATGCACTGCAACGATACTGATGGATAAACTAGGAAGGAGGGTGCTTCTTCTGGGAAGTTTCTTGGGCATG GCGATGTCATTGGGTCTTCAAATAGTTGCAGCAAGCTCCTTTGTGTCACCTGTAGCATCAGTATATCTTTCTGTTGGAGGTGTGCTTCT GGTTGTTCTGACCTTTTCTCTGGGAGCTGGTCCAGTCCCTAGTCTTCTGTTGTCAGAAATGTTCCCAAATCGAATAAGGGCGAAAGCAATGGCTTGGTGCATGGCTGTTCACTGG GGAGTAAATTTCTTTGTTGGTCTTCTGTTTTTGAGATTACTTGAGCAACTCGGGCCAAAGTTGTTGTACACATTCTTTGCAACCTGCTGTTTAATAGGTTTTGCATTTACAAAGAAGAATGTTTTGGAAACAAAGGGAAAGTCACTCCAGGAAATTGAGCTTGCACTTCTTCCAGCTTAA
- the LOC130805840 gene encoding protein NRT1/ PTR FAMILY 1.2-like — MGFSSDEERKINRQNQEEDNEEDEVPSKRKKGGFITMPFIIANESFEKVASYGLTPNMILYLMKDYKMSLAKGQNLLFLWSAATNFLPIIGAFLADSYLGRFLTIGLGSIITFLGTFFLWLTTIVPHVKPPPCNPSANNCKSPTTGQYAFLVLGYLLMSIGAGGVRPCSQAFGADQVDQRENPKNRRTLEIFFSWYYACACLSVIISLTIIVYIQDQFGWRIGFGIPVILMFLSALSFFLASPFYVKNKVKKSLFTSLIQAAVAAARNRKMTLPPQGSSVQYYHKNSSITIPSDKLRYLNKACIIQNPNQDIGTDGLAKNPWKLCTVEEVEELKSLIRVLPIWSTGVLMSLHTNQGSFGLLQAKSMDRHLGRKFEVPAASFGTFMIIAIVLWIPIYDRVLIPLASKIRGKPIRLGVKVRMGIGLFFSFIAVFIAGLVEHVRRQHAIKQGFTNNPEGVLNMSAFWLVIQHIFSGLAEAFNGIGQTEFFYSEMPKTMSSIATCMFGVGMAVASLIASLILNLVDDITKKGGKDSWVSSNINKGHIDYYYFLLATISFLNILYYILCSWAYGPIDESKQKVVDEEELAMLRNTSVQEKRNLKDNFGLSKSNQA; from the exons ATGGGGTTTTCAAGTGAcgaagaaagaaaaataaatcggCAAAATCAAGAAGAAgataatgaagaagatgaagttcCTTCCAAGAGAAAAAAGGGTGGTTTTATTACCATGCCATTTATCATtg CAAATGAGTCATTTGAGAAAGTAGCAAGTTATGGATTGACACCAAATATGATTCTATATTTGATGAAGGATTACAAGATGAGTTTAGCCAAAGGCCagaatttgttgtttttatggTCAGCTGCAACTAATTTCCTGCCCATTATTGGTGCTTTCTTGGCTGATTCTTATTTGGGTCGTTTTCTTACCATTGGTCTTGGATCCATCATTACTTTCTTG GGGACATTTTTTCTTTGGCTAACAACAATTGTACCACATGTTAAGCCTCCTCCTTGCAACCCTTCAGCCAACAACTGCAAATCGCCTACGACAGGGCAATACGCCTTCCTAGTACTCGGCTATCTTCTAATGTCAATAGGTGCTGGTGGTGTGCGGCCTTGTTCACAAGCGTTTGGTGCTGATCAAGTCGATCAAAGAGAAAATCCCAAGAATCGTAGGACACTTGAAATCTTCTTTAGCTGGTACTATGCTTGCGCTTGCCTTTCCGTCATCATTTCTTTGACGATAATTGTGTACATTCAAGATCAATTTGGTTGGAGGATCGGGTTTGGAATCCCGGTAATCCTTATGTTCTTGTCCGCACTTTCGTTCTTCCTCGCCTCCCCTTTTTATGTCAAGAATAAGGTCAAGAAGAGTCTATTTACTAGTCTCATTCAAGCTGCTGTCGCTGCTGCACGAAACAGAAAAATGACCCTACCACCCCAAGGTTCGAGTGTGCAGTATTATCATAAGAATTCTTCAATAACCATTCCTAGTGACAAACTAAG GTATTTGAACAAAGCTTGTATAATTCAAAATCCGAACCAAGACATTGGTACGGATGGATTAGCGAAAAATCCATGGAAACTATGCACGGTGGAGGAAGTGGAAGAGCTAAAGTCTCTTATTAGAGTGCTACCGATTTGGTCAACCGGGGTTTTGATGTCTTTGCACACGAACCAGGGCTCATTTGGTCTGCTTCAAGCAAAATCGATGGATAGACATCTAGGCCGAAAGTTTGAAGTACCGGCTGCTTCTTTTGGTACATTCATGATCATCGCCATAGTACTTTGGATTCCTATTTATGATCGGGTACTAATTCCCTTGGCATCAAAAATCCGCGGCAAGCCTATTCGCCTTGGTGTGAAGGTAAGAATGGGAATCGGTCTATTTTTCTCGTTCATCGCTGTGTTTATTGCTGGACTAGTGGAACACGTACGAAGGCAACATGCCATTAAGCAAGGGTTCACAAACAACCCAGAAGGCGTCCTCAACATGTCTGCCTTTTGGCTTGTAATCCAACATATCTTTAGCGGGTTAGCTGAGGCTTTTAATGGTATCGGACAAACAGAATTCTTCTACTCGGAAATGCCTAAGACCATGTCGAGTATAGCGACGTGTATGTTCGGAGTAGGAATGGCGGTGGCAAGCTTGATAGCTAGTCTTATCTTAAATTTAGTAGATGATATTACGAAGAAAGGAGGAAAAGATAGTTGGGTATCAAGCAACATTAACAAGGGTCACATTGATTATTACTATTTTCTTTTGGCTACAATAAGTTTCTTGAAtatattgtattatattttgTGTAGTTGGGCTTATGGACCTATTGATGAAAGTAAACAAAAGGTTGTTGATGAAGAGGAGTTGGCTATGCTAAGGAATACTAGTGTCCAAGAGAAGAGAAATCTTAAAGACAACTTTGGtttatcaaaatcaaatcagGCTTGA
- the LOC130806814 gene encoding cytochrome c-type biogenesis CcmH-like mitochondrial protein, translated as MENEEDAVKKQQIIDARARNISHNVRCTECGSQSIEDSQADIAILLRKLIRDEIRSGKSDKEIYKKLEDEFGETVLYAPKFDLQTAALWLSPVLIAGVAAGGWAYRKHRQKTNVHIMALNLVRGVPLTPKEKQTMLELLTPPPSQATSSFWWSRFQRK; from the exons ATGGAAAACGAAGAGGATGCAGTCAAGAAGCAGCAAATTATTGATGCTAGGGCTAGAAACATTAGTCATAATGTTCGATGCACCGAATGTGGAAGTCAGTCTATTGAAGATTCACAAGCTGATATTGCTATCCTTCTTAGAAAG TTGATTCGTGATGAAATTCGATCTGGGAAATCTGACAAAGAAATCTATAAGAAGCTCGAGGATGAGTTTGGAGAGACGGTGCTTTATGCTCCAAAGTTTGATTTGCAAACTGCTGCTTTGTGGCTTTCACCA GTTCTTATTGCAGGCGTGGCTGCTGGAGGTTGGGCTTACAGGAAGCACAGGCAAAAGACAAATGTGCACATCATGGCTTTAAATCTTGTTAGAGGAGTTCCATTGACACCAAAAGAGAAACAAACTATGCTTGAATTACTTACACCACCTCCCTCACAAGCAACATCCTCTTTCTGGTGGAGTAGATTTCAACGCAAATAA